A single Capricornis sumatraensis isolate serow.1 chromosome 20, serow.2, whole genome shotgun sequence DNA region contains:
- the LOC138095964 gene encoding zinc finger protein 567 isoform X2 → MDVMLENYCHLISIGIFRDEFFLVDKKDNCVFTCLVQGCHMTKPDVILKLERGEEPWTSFKGHTRLEENWKAEDFLLKFKEQQDKYSRSVILINHKKLVNENGSTCEKTFTLSKNSINSKKLPPEYDTHEKILKNVSELIISNLSPTRRRFSECNGYGKSLLNTKPETAHSGVKSHNQRGRTINHNETITQYHKMETPAQSFEYNDCEKAFFKRGGPITHSRTYRRGNTSDYNKRRRTTNIERKHTCTECGKSFCRKSVLILHQGIHTEEKPYQCHQCGNSFRRKSYLIDHQRTHTGEKPFVCNECGKSFRLKTALTDHQRTHTGEKSYECPQCRNAFRLKSHLIRHQRTHTGEKPYECSDCGKSFRQKTTLSLHQRIHTGEKPYICKECGKSFHQKANLTVHQRTHTGEKPYICNECGKSFSQKTTLALHEKTHNEEKPYICNECGKSFRQKTTLVAHQRTHTGEKSYECPHCGKAFRMKSYLIDHHRTHTGEKPYECNECGKSFSQKTNLNLHQRIHTGEKPYICNECGKSFRQKATLTVHQKIHTGQKSYECPQCGKAFSRKSYLIHHQRTHTGEKPYKCSECGKCFRQKTNLIVHQRTHTGEKPYICNECGKSFSYKRNLIVHQRTHKGENMEMQ, encoded by the exons ATGGATGTAATGTTGGAAAACTATTGCCATCTCATTTCTATAGGta TCTTCAGGGATGAATTCTTTTTGGTTGACAAAAAGGATAATTGTGTCTTCACTTGCCTAGTACAAG GGTGTCACATGACCAAGCCTGATGTGATCCTCAAATTGGAACGAGGAGAAGAACCGTGGACATCATTTAAAGGTCATACCCGCTTAG aagaaaactggaaagcCGAAGACTTTTTATTGAAATTCAAGGAACAGCAAGATAAGTATTCTAGATCAGTTATATTAATCAACCACAAAAAGCTGGTTAATGAGAACGGTAGTACATGTGAAAAGACATTTACTTTAAGTAAAAACTCTATTAATTCAAAAAAGCTACCTCCTGAATATGACACtcatgaaaagattttaaaaaatgtttcagaatTAATCATCAGTAATCTAAGTCCTACAAGAAGGAGATTTAGTGAGTGTAATGGGTATGGGAAATCACTCCTCAATACTAAACCAGAGACAGCTCACTCTGGAGTCAAATCTCATAATCAACGTGGGAGGACCATCAATCATAATGAAACGATCACGCAGTATCATAAGATGGAAACACCAGCACAGTCATTTGAATATAATGACTGTGAGAAAGCCTTTTTTAAAAGAGGAGGCCCAATTACACATAGTAGAACTTATAGAAGGGGAAACACATCTGATTAtaataaaagaagaagaacaacaaataTTGAAAGAAAGCATACATGCACTGAATGTGGGAAGTCCTTTTGCAGGAAATCAGTATTGATTCTGCATCAGGGAATTCACACAGAAGAAAAACCCTATCAATGTCATCAGTGTGGAAATTCATTTAGGAGGAAATCCTATCTCATTGATCATCAGAGAactcacacaggagagaaacccttTGTTTGTAATGAATGTGGTAAGTCTTTCCGCCTAAAGACAGCCCTCACTGATCATCAGCGAACACATACAGGGGAGAAATCATATGAATGTCCACAATGTAGGAATGCGTTTAGATTGAAATCACACCTCATTCGTCATCAGAGAactcacacaggagagaaaccatatGAGTGTAGCGACTGTGGGAAGTCTTTCCGCCAGAAGACAACACTCTCCctacatcagagaattcatacggGAGAAAAACCCTATATTTGTAAAGAATGTGGAAAGTCCTTTCATCAGAAGGCAAACCTTACTGTACATCAAAGAACTCATACAGGGGAAAAACCCTATATTTGTAATGAATGTGGGAAATCCTTCTCCCAGAAGACAACGCTTGCTCTTCATGAGAAGACTCATAATGAAGAGAAACCTTATATTTGTAATGAATGTGGAAAATCCTTCCGCCAGAAGACAACCCTTGTGGCACATCAGAGAACACATACGGGGGAAAAATCCTATGAATGTCCTCACTGTGGGAAGGCTTTTAGAATGAAGTCATACCTCATTGATCATCACAGAactcacacaggagagaaaccctatgaatgtaatgaatgtggaaaatccttcagTCAGAAGACAAATCTCAATTTACATCAGAGAatccacacaggagagaaaccttataTTTGTAATGAATGTGGGAAGTCTTTTCGCCAGAAAGCAACCCTCACTGTACATCAGAAAATACATACAGGGCAGAAATCCTATGAATGCCCTCAGTGCGGGAAAGCCTTTAGCAGGAAATCATATCTCATTCATCATCAAAGAACtcatacaggagagaaaccaTACAAGTGTAGTGAATGTGGGAAGTGCTTCCGCCAGAAGACAAATCTCATTGTACATCAGAGAACTCACACAGGGGAGAAACCGTATATTTGTAATGAATGTGGTAAGTCCTTCAGTTATAAGAGAAATCTTATTGTCCATCAGAGAACTCACAAGGGAGAAAACATGGAAATGCAGTAA